Proteins from one uncultured Cohaesibacter sp. genomic window:
- a CDS encoding LacI family DNA-binding transcriptional regulator: MADLPDEQLLTSEPRRARQGSQRVTLESVARLAGVAPTTVSRALNYPDKVAKKTLDRINAVIEQTGYVPNMLAGGLASNKSKLVAVIVPSLVNIVYAETVQHFAKPMKEAGYQVLQGEVGYSLEEEEQLVTAILSRRPDGIFLTGIQHSNNCRRQLLAANIPIVETWDVTPTPLDIVVGFSQQSVGKKTANYFYDKGYRNFAIVSAEDQRALIRNDSFLKTLADKGITKVPTSIVPGISNLQLGRQGVAKLLDEGLHDSLIFCSSDTLAHGVLTEVQARGLSIPDDIAIVGFGDQNFAAHTYPALSTVRIDRATMGRESASALLARLADLPVAQPVLDVGFEIIERDTA; encoded by the coding sequence GTGGCAGACCTACCTGACGAGCAACTGTTAACTTCAGAGCCAAGACGAGCGCGGCAGGGATCGCAGCGGGTTACTCTGGAAAGTGTGGCAAGGCTCGCCGGTGTCGCGCCCACGACTGTGTCCCGTGCGCTTAATTATCCCGACAAGGTCGCCAAAAAGACGCTGGACCGGATCAACGCCGTGATCGAGCAGACAGGCTATGTGCCCAACATGCTGGCCGGAGGGCTTGCGTCCAACAAGAGCAAGCTCGTCGCCGTCATCGTGCCCAGTCTGGTCAATATCGTCTATGCCGAAACCGTGCAGCATTTTGCCAAGCCGATGAAAGAGGCTGGCTATCAGGTTCTGCAGGGGGAGGTTGGCTACTCTTTGGAAGAAGAAGAGCAGCTCGTTACGGCCATTCTTAGTCGACGCCCAGATGGGATTTTCCTCACCGGTATACAGCACTCCAACAATTGTCGCCGTCAGCTTCTGGCTGCCAATATTCCCATTGTCGAAACCTGGGATGTGACGCCGACGCCGTTGGATATCGTTGTCGGCTTTTCCCAGCAAAGTGTCGGCAAGAAGACCGCCAACTATTTCTACGATAAGGGATACCGGAACTTCGCCATCGTTTCTGCTGAAGATCAGCGCGCCTTGATCCGCAATGACAGCTTTCTGAAAACGCTGGCTGACAAGGGCATTACGAAGGTGCCGACAAGCATTGTACCGGGCATTTCCAATTTGCAATTGGGCCGGCAGGGTGTTGCAAAACTGCTCGATGAGGGCCTGCATGACAGCCTCATTTTCTGTAGCTCGGACACGCTTGCGCACGGGGTGCTGACCGAGGTGCAGGCGCGCGGCCTCTCTATTCCTGATGACATTGCCATTGTCGGCTTCGGGGATCAGAATTTCGCCGCGCACACCTATCCGGCGCTTTCAACGGTGCGGATTGACCGGGCGACCATGGGGAGAGAATCGGCAAGTGCCCTGTTGGCGCGGCTGGCCGATCTGCCCGTTGCGCAACCCGTGCTGGATGTCGGCTTCGAGATCATAGAGCGGGACACGGCTTGA
- a CDS encoding FadR/GntR family transcriptional regulator produces MSVEEASTASGGSLTDRTARQIEQMIAERSLKPGDRLPTVQDLSRRLGVSLSVVREAIASLRAGGVLHTRRGAGIFVAEPSAIDNRGLFFGDLSQISSVVEILELRLAVEVEAAGLAAERHSMAQESRIYEAYEAIEAVMELGGTGETEDSLFHIAIAEATNNRRFVDFLTQLGNAMIPRNKLRPLPASHQEHIAYLAQLQDEHRVILDAISGKDPEAARNAMRAHLSLSRDRYHSMIKAKTALR; encoded by the coding sequence ATGTCGGTTGAAGAAGCAAGCACAGCGTCAGGCGGCTCACTTACGGACCGGACAGCCAGACAGATAGAGCAGATGATCGCAGAGCGCTCTCTGAAGCCGGGAGACCGCCTTCCCACCGTGCAGGATCTCAGCCGAAGGCTCGGAGTGAGCCTGTCTGTCGTGCGCGAAGCCATTGCTTCGCTGCGCGCAGGGGGCGTGCTTCACACACGCCGAGGCGCGGGCATCTTTGTCGCAGAACCCAGCGCCATAGACAATCGTGGCCTGTTTTTTGGCGATCTGTCTCAGATCTCGTCTGTCGTGGAAATTCTTGAACTGCGCCTTGCCGTTGAGGTGGAAGCTGCTGGGCTCGCTGCCGAGCGTCATTCCATGGCGCAGGAGTCACGCATTTATGAGGCCTATGAGGCCATTGAAGCGGTTATGGAGCTAGGAGGAACTGGCGAAACGGAAGATTCGCTGTTTCACATCGCCATTGCGGAGGCAACCAACAATAGACGCTTCGTCGATTTCCTGACCCAGTTGGGCAACGCAATGATACCGCGCAACAAACTGCGCCCGCTACCCGCGTCGCACCAAGAACACATAGCCTATCTAGCCCAGCTTCAAGATGAACATCGCGTCATTCTGGATGCCATCTCAGGTAAGGACCCGGAGGCTGCCCGCAACGCCATGCGCGCACATCTTTCTTTAAGCCGTGATCGTTATCACAGCATGATCAAGGCCAAAACGGCCCTGCGCTAG
- a CDS encoding aldolase/citrate lyase family protein, with protein sequence MTNLINPPENRFMEAIKKGETQFGLWLALTSNIGAEVIGAVGFDWLVLDAEHAPNELTTLIPQLQALRGSGSEPVVRATWNDPVLIKRYMDIGFRTILFPYVQDEKEAEAAVAAMRYPPEGVRGVATMHRSCSYGAEAGYIQSANERACALVQVETASAAERIEQICEVENLGGVFIGPSDLAASMNHLGDPGHKEVQGMMKYLCDECKSKGVPIGTLAPVTADAQRYLEWGYSFVALGAEVALMRNAAMAKLAEFKQA encoded by the coding sequence ATGACAAATCTTATTAACCCACCAGAAAACCGCTTCATGGAAGCCATCAAGAAGGGTGAAACCCAATTTGGGCTTTGGCTGGCTCTGACCAGCAATATCGGCGCAGAGGTGATCGGCGCGGTCGGGTTCGACTGGCTCGTCCTTGATGCTGAGCATGCCCCGAACGAGCTGACCACTCTTATACCTCAACTGCAGGCCCTCCGAGGCAGTGGGAGTGAGCCAGTCGTTCGGGCTACCTGGAACGATCCGGTGCTGATCAAGCGCTACATGGATATCGGCTTTCGCACCATTCTCTTTCCTTATGTGCAGGATGAGAAAGAGGCCGAAGCCGCCGTTGCCGCCATGCGCTATCCGCCTGAAGGCGTACGCGGGGTAGCGACCATGCATCGTTCCTGTTCCTACGGAGCTGAGGCCGGTTACATTCAGTCAGCCAACGAGCGCGCCTGTGCGCTGGTGCAGGTCGAAACGGCCAGCGCAGCCGAGCGCATTGAGCAGATTTGCGAAGTGGAGAATCTGGGCGGCGTCTTTATCGGTCCGTCCGATCTGGCGGCCAGCATGAATCATCTGGGCGATCCGGGCCACAAGGAAGTGCAGGGCATGATGAAATATCTATGTGATGAGTGCAAATCCAAGGGGGTTCCCATTGGTACGTTGGCGCCGGTTACAGCAGATGCGCAGCGCTATCTTGAATGGGGCTACAGCTTTGTGGCGCTTGGTGCTGAAGTGGCGCTCATGCGCAATGCGGCCATGGCAAAACTTGCGGAATTCAAGCAGGCCTGA
- the glxR gene encoding 2-hydroxy-3-oxopropionate reductase, with the protein MSKVGFIGTGIMGAPMAEHLLDGGHELVAFDVIGVPDSLKAKGAKVAASSKEVAEQSDIIIVMVPDTPHVAAVLFGENGVAEGLVAGKTVVDMSSISPVDTKEFAKKINELGCEYVDAPVSGGEVGAKAASLTIMCGGTEEGFATAKPLFDLMGKNITLVGGNGDGQTCKVANQIIVALNIEAVSEALLFASKAGADPAKVREALMGGFASSKILEIHGERMINRTFDPGFRIELHQKDLNLALSNARAMGISLPNTATAQELFNACKANGGSAWDHSAMVKALEMMANHTVA; encoded by the coding sequence ATGAGCAAAGTAGGTTTTATCGGCACAGGCATTATGGGTGCACCAATGGCAGAGCATCTGCTGGATGGAGGCCACGAACTGGTGGCCTTTGACGTCATCGGGGTGCCTGACAGCCTCAAGGCCAAGGGCGCGAAGGTTGCAGCATCCTCGAAGGAAGTGGCAGAACAATCTGATATCATCATTGTCATGGTGCCCGATACGCCCCATGTGGCCGCTGTGCTGTTTGGCGAAAATGGCGTGGCTGAGGGATTGGTTGCCGGCAAGACCGTTGTCGATATGAGCTCGATCTCGCCAGTCGACACCAAGGAATTCGCCAAAAAGATCAACGAGCTGGGCTGCGAATATGTCGATGCGCCGGTCTCCGGCGGTGAGGTGGGGGCCAAAGCGGCGTCTCTCACCATCATGTGTGGTGGTACCGAAGAGGGCTTCGCGACGGCCAAACCTCTCTTTGATTTGATGGGCAAGAACATCACGCTCGTTGGCGGCAATGGCGATGGCCAAACCTGCAAGGTCGCCAACCAGATCATCGTTGCCCTCAATATCGAGGCGGTGAGTGAAGCGCTGCTCTTTGCCTCCAAGGCCGGGGCTGATCCTGCCAAGGTGCGGGAGGCATTGATGGGTGGATTTGCCTCTTCCAAGATCCTCGAGATCCATGGTGAACGCATGATCAATCGTACCTTCGATCCGGGCTTCCGCATCGAGCTGCACCAGAAGGATCTTAATCTGGCGCTTTCCAACGCACGCGCCATGGGCATCAGTCTGCCCAACACAGCCACTGCACAGGAGCTGTTCAACGCCTGCAAGGCCAACGGCGGCTCCGCGTGGGATCACTCAGCCATGGTCAAGGCGCTTGAAATGATGGCCAACCACACAGTGGCATGA
- a CDS encoding NAD(P)H-dependent glycerol-3-phosphate dehydrogenase, with translation MGGRQVPVAEFTPASPIAPSDAEDKGSRPETSLPENDETHAHPFSSLTVVGAGSWGTALAATAARAGTKTTLWGRSDEVVNEINEAHTNSVFLPDCELPRNLKATSDLQAALADADAVMIVVPSSAIRTVSEQVAAHIPEGVPIAVCAKGIEADTGLLMTQVAESELANHSVGVISGPTFARETAIGHPTAVVSAFPFSYADRLTPDESPAVRFAMTLSTEAFRAYVSDDLVGVEIGGAVKNVVAIACGMMQGVGFAENTRAALITRGIDEMMVLAEKLGGRRETVAGLSGVGDLTLTCSSPTSRNMSLGLQLGQGIERKDCFEGRHILVEGEANARSITDLARRLGVTMPICEAVRRILYEGADIEQTFAALWSRPIEAEPSAMDLSYSHPASQEAQEALARAAEKMS, from the coding sequence ATGGGCGGACGGCAGGTTCCTGTCGCTGAATTTACGCCTGCGAGCCCGATTGCTCCTTCAGATGCAGAGGATAAGGGCTCTCGTCCTGAAACCTCTTTGCCGGAAAATGATGAAACCCACGCGCATCCATTCTCGTCACTGACAGTGGTTGGCGCAGGGTCGTGGGGCACGGCTCTTGCCGCAACGGCAGCGCGCGCCGGAACCAAGACGACCCTCTGGGGGCGCTCTGACGAGGTGGTGAATGAAATTAACGAGGCACACACCAACTCTGTATTTCTGCCCGACTGCGAATTGCCGCGCAATCTCAAGGCGACCTCCGATCTACAAGCTGCGTTGGCCGATGCCGACGCTGTGATGATTGTTGTGCCGTCCAGTGCCATTCGCACTGTGTCCGAGCAGGTCGCGGCTCACATTCCCGAGGGCGTGCCCATTGCTGTATGTGCCAAGGGGATTGAAGCGGATACAGGCCTTCTTATGACCCAGGTTGCCGAGTCCGAACTGGCCAATCATTCAGTGGGTGTCATTTCCGGGCCGACCTTTGCCCGCGAAACCGCGATAGGCCATCCGACGGCTGTCGTGTCGGCCTTTCCTTTCAGTTATGCGGACAGATTGACACCGGATGAAAGCCCAGCCGTGCGCTTTGCCATGACGCTCAGCACAGAAGCCTTTCGTGCTTATGTCTCTGACGATCTGGTGGGCGTTGAAATCGGGGGGGCTGTCAAAAACGTGGTCGCCATCGCTTGCGGCATGATGCAGGGTGTTGGCTTTGCCGAAAATACCCGCGCAGCGCTGATCACCCGTGGCATCGATGAGATGATGGTGCTGGCCGAGAAGCTCGGCGGACGCCGCGAAACCGTCGCCGGTCTGTCTGGCGTTGGTGATTTGACGCTGACATGCTCCTCGCCGACATCGCGCAACATGTCCCTTGGTCTGCAATTGGGGCAGGGGATCGAGCGAAAAGACTGTTTCGAAGGGCGCCATATCTTGGTTGAAGGCGAGGCCAATGCCCGCTCCATCACCGATCTGGCTCGTCGTCTTGGCGTTACCATGCCGATCTGTGAGGCCGTTCGCCGTATTCTTTATGAGGGTGCCGATATTGAACAGACCTTTGCTGCGCTCTGGTCGCGTCCCATCGAGGCCGAACCGAGCGCCATGGATCTTTCCTATTCGCATCCGGCGAGTCAGGAAGCGCAAGAGGCTCTCGCCCGCGCTGCCGAGAAGATGTCCTGA
- a CDS encoding HAD family hydrolase yields the protein MNEMSADIKADIAQKRFVLATDLDGTFLGGSDEDRKALYDWIEANRDSVGLVFVTGRDPEFIVELTSRQGVPRPEYVVGDIGTTIAKVTPEGHVEPIPALEHDIAAAWNDSGDRVRDALVDIKGLTLQPTGFRYRVSYDMDPDLFDASACSIVDAMGLDWIISADRYFDVLPKGFSKGPSLLKLIDHLGLDAKRVLAAGDTLNDLSMLQCGVPAVAVGGAEEPLLEKVHFLDHVHVAKAIGAAGIAEAIGAFGLHPGMNLKV from the coding sequence ATGAACGAAATGAGTGCAGATATCAAAGCAGACATCGCCCAGAAGCGATTTGTGCTGGCAACCGATCTGGACGGGACCTTTCTTGGGGGCAGTGATGAAGATCGCAAGGCGCTCTATGACTGGATCGAAGCCAATCGCGACAGCGTCGGTCTTGTCTTTGTCACAGGGCGCGACCCGGAATTCATCGTGGAGCTGACCTCACGCCAAGGGGTGCCGCGTCCGGAATATGTTGTTGGTGACATCGGAACGACCATAGCTAAGGTTACGCCCGAAGGGCATGTGGAGCCTATCCCGGCTCTGGAGCATGACATTGCCGCAGCCTGGAATGACAGTGGCGACAGAGTGCGCGACGCACTGGTCGACATCAAGGGGCTGACCCTTCAGCCAACCGGGTTTCGCTATCGGGTGAGCTACGATATGGACCCGGATCTGTTTGACGCCTCCGCCTGCAGCATCGTGGATGCCATGGGGCTTGACTGGATCATTTCCGCAGACCGGTATTTCGATGTGTTGCCCAAGGGCTTTTCCAAGGGGCCATCCCTGCTCAAGCTGATCGACCATCTTGGTCTGGATGCCAAGCGCGTTCTGGCCGCGGGCGACACACTGAATGATCTCTCCATGCTGCAATGTGGTGTCCCCGCCGTGGCCGTTGGTGGCGCCGAAGAGCCGCTGCTGGAGAAAGTGCACTTTCTGGATCATGTCCATGTCGCCAAGGCGATTGGCGCGGCCGGTATCGCAGAAGCCATTGGCGCGTTCGGCCTGCATCCGGGCATGAATCTCAAGGTCTGA
- the ggpS gene encoding glucosylglycerol-phosphate synthase, whose protein sequence is MSSDLVIVYHRQPYEEVEVNGKTELRENKSPNGIVPTLKSFFGAVDHGAWVAWKLAEDPANPDFEQVIEVEDDHGKYSVSRLPLSAHQVKEFYHVTSKEAFWPILHGFRERYNYDPVDWPNFREVNWAFAEAAAAEAAEGAMIWVHDYNLWLVPGYLRKMRPDLRIAFFHHTPFPSADMFNILPWRKEIIESLLQCDVVGFHIPRYAANFVSAASSLVDVDVLRRELVSDDLIFEGTALTERRVPTLLNWEDREIGISVAPVGVDVDYITECGNDPENLKRARAIKEEMGDTQLILSVGRTDYTKGGVEQLDSFERLLENNKELIGNVRLMHVSVSANRNMSAYEEIQNDIEAAAGRINGRFGTLDWQPVTLISRAIPFSDLVAYYRAADVAWITPLVDGMNLVAKEYVASRVDGDGVLVLSEFAGAAVEMGSAVIANPFSHRSMDEAILTALNMPEEERRTRMKLLRDAVSRRDIKAWGDQLEAEFSALKAAQRRRTFHSAYKQGAQS, encoded by the coding sequence ATGTCTTCTGATCTTGTCATCGTTTACCACCGCCAACCTTATGAAGAAGTTGAAGTCAACGGAAAGACCGAACTTCGGGAAAACAAAAGCCCGAACGGCATCGTTCCGACCCTGAAGAGCTTCTTTGGGGCCGTCGATCACGGCGCTTGGGTGGCCTGGAAGTTGGCAGAAGATCCTGCCAATCCAGATTTTGAGCAGGTGATCGAAGTGGAAGACGATCATGGCAAATATTCGGTCTCCCGCCTGCCACTGTCCGCCCATCAGGTGAAGGAATTTTATCACGTTACCTCCAAGGAAGCCTTCTGGCCGATCCTGCACGGTTTCCGTGAACGCTACAACTATGACCCGGTGGACTGGCCAAACTTCCGCGAGGTCAACTGGGCTTTTGCAGAAGCGGCTGCGGCAGAAGCTGCCGAAGGCGCCATGATCTGGGTGCATGATTATAACCTGTGGCTGGTGCCCGGCTATCTGCGCAAGATGCGCCCTGATCTGCGCATTGCCTTCTTCCATCACACCCCATTCCCGTCAGCAGACATGTTCAACATTCTGCCATGGCGTAAGGAGATCATTGAGAGCCTGTTGCAGTGTGACGTGGTCGGTTTCCATATTCCACGCTATGCGGCCAACTTCGTTTCCGCCGCTAGCAGTCTTGTGGATGTGGATGTTCTGCGCCGCGAGCTGGTTAGTGATGATCTGATCTTTGAAGGCACAGCTCTGACAGAACGCCGCGTGCCTACGCTCCTGAACTGGGAAGATCGCGAAATCGGTATTTCGGTTGCCCCTGTCGGTGTTGATGTCGATTACATTACCGAGTGTGGCAACGATCCGGAAAATCTCAAGCGGGCCCGCGCCATCAAGGAAGAAATGGGCGATACCCAGTTGATCCTCTCTGTTGGCCGCACCGACTACACCAAGGGTGGCGTCGAGCAGCTCGACAGCTTCGAGCGCCTGCTGGAGAACAACAAGGAGCTTATCGGCAACGTGCGCCTGATGCATGTTTCCGTGAGCGCCAACCGCAATATGAGCGCCTATGAAGAAATCCAGAATGACATTGAAGCCGCCGCTGGCCGCATCAATGGGCGTTTCGGTACGCTCGATTGGCAGCCGGTGACCTTGATTTCCCGCGCCATTCCTTTCTCGGATCTGGTCGCCTACTACCGCGCCGCCGATGTGGCATGGATCACGCCGCTCGTTGATGGCATGAACCTTGTGGCCAAGGAATATGTGGCCTCCCGCGTTGATGGCGACGGAGTTTTGGTGTTGTCCGAATTCGCCGGTGCTGCCGTAGAAATGGGCTCGGCCGTGATTGCCAACCCATTCTCGCATCGCTCTATGGATGAGGCCATCCTGACGGCCCTCAATATGCCAGAAGAAGAACGTCGCACCCGCATGAAGCTGTTGCGCGATGCCGTGTCTCGCCGCGATATCAAGGCCTGGGGCGATCAGCTCGAAGCGGAATTCTCTGCCCTCAAGGCCGCCCAGCGTCGCCGTACTTTCCACTCGGCCTACAAGCAGGGTGCCCAGAGCTAA
- a CDS encoding pyrroloquinoline quinone-dependent dehydrogenase, with product MKTLTRILLSSALCLSMTSTLTLAQENSEAEAPASTADVTLPEAQADPPAMAEDGNEAPTTDTDGMAQSPAPDGSDEAGGYVAPAPVQDVNDAVVAPILNTTPRQRKGIPLVPQQATWNSFHGQLNAQKYAPLDQINKDNVSELEKVWEVHTGDVSDGSGDTPATVWSATPVFANDTLYIGTPFYRILALDPATGEQKWAFDTKSRLEALTQPALKNRGVAYWESDNPVAGEACQKIVYIGTMDARLFAVDADSGEACKAFGDNGALDVNQWNTRPDRFPLSLLQPPTVTGNHLIMGWAGMDWEYSEAPPGAVFSVDPQTGDLLWAFDTIPENIRRQTGTANVWTAMSVDEDLGLVYLPIASPSPNYWGGNRKQQIPYATSTTALDLENGEVVWSRQWVHHDIWDYDINSAPTLMDITVDGKDIPALVQGTKMGFLFVVNRETGEDVWPIEERPVPQGDGTIDGEVYAATQPFPTKPAPLLDQSEKPEVWKIADIVGGGSCSALFDNLSYEGMYTPPTTKGEGVLTYPDSAGGVQWGGVAFEPESQTAIVNTSHIVQYIKLFAREEYDKINSGSGNENGFYPQEGAPYGMSLMNAMNWLGMPCWKPPFGELVALDMHTGDVKWRRPIGESQRYGFFMPESMGSPTIGGPAVTKGGLVFIGATMDAKARAYDLSTGEVLWSDQLEAPVVANPAVYEYQGKQYVAFISGGNSILKPTVGDQIAVYALPD from the coding sequence ATGAAAACTCTCACACGAATTTTATTGAGCAGTGCCCTTTGCCTCTCGATGACCAGCACTCTGACGCTGGCGCAGGAGAATAGCGAGGCCGAGGCCCCGGCAAGCACTGCCGATGTCACCTTGCCCGAAGCCCAGGCCGACCCCCCTGCCATGGCAGAAGATGGCAACGAGGCGCCAACCACCGATACCGATGGGATGGCCCAAAGCCCAGCCCCCGATGGCTCGGATGAGGCCGGGGGCTATGTTGCGCCCGCCCCTGTTCAGGATGTCAATGACGCTGTTGTGGCACCCATTCTCAACACCACTCCTCGTCAGCGCAAAGGCATCCCGCTGGTGCCACAACAGGCGACATGGAACAGCTTCCATGGCCAGTTGAATGCCCAGAAATATGCCCCTCTTGACCAGATCAACAAAGACAATGTGAGTGAGCTCGAAAAGGTGTGGGAAGTCCATACCGGAGACGTCTCCGATGGTAGTGGCGACACGCCTGCGACCGTGTGGTCTGCAACACCGGTGTTTGCCAATGACACACTTTATATCGGCACGCCATTCTATCGTATTCTGGCACTTGATCCGGCGACGGGTGAACAGAAATGGGCATTCGACACCAAGTCGAGACTGGAAGCCCTGACGCAGCCAGCGCTCAAGAACCGCGGCGTTGCCTATTGGGAGTCTGACAATCCGGTTGCCGGAGAAGCTTGCCAGAAGATCGTTTATATCGGCACCATGGATGCGCGCCTGTTTGCTGTGGATGCCGACAGTGGCGAAGCCTGCAAGGCTTTCGGCGACAATGGCGCACTGGACGTGAACCAGTGGAACACACGCCCGGACCGTTTCCCGCTTTCGCTGTTGCAGCCACCCACCGTTACCGGCAACCATTTGATCATGGGCTGGGCTGGCATGGACTGGGAATATTCCGAAGCCCCTCCGGGAGCCGTCTTCTCGGTTGATCCGCAGACCGGCGACTTGCTGTGGGCCTTTGACACCATTCCGGAAAATATCCGCCGCCAGACCGGTACGGCCAATGTCTGGACCGCGATGTCCGTGGATGAGGATCTGGGACTTGTCTATCTACCGATTGCCTCGCCATCTCCAAACTATTGGGGCGGCAACCGCAAACAGCAGATCCCATATGCCACGTCCACCACGGCTCTCGATCTGGAAAACGGCGAAGTTGTCTGGTCGCGCCAGTGGGTCCATCATGATATCTGGGACTATGATATCAACTCCGCGCCAACCCTGATGGACATCACGGTTGACGGCAAAGACATCCCGGCGCTCGTTCAGGGCACCAAGATGGGCTTCCTGTTCGTGGTCAACCGCGAGACGGGTGAAGATGTCTGGCCAATCGAAGAACGTCCGGTGCCACAGGGCGACGGCACGATTGACGGCGAAGTCTATGCCGCGACCCAGCCTTTCCCGACCAAACCGGCTCCTCTGCTGGACCAGTCGGAAAAGCCGGAAGTCTGGAAAATTGCCGATATCGTCGGCGGAGGGTCTTGCTCGGCGCTGTTTGACAACCTCAGCTATGAGGGCATGTATACTCCGCCAACCACTAAGGGCGAAGGCGTCCTCACCTATCCTGACAGCGCCGGCGGCGTTCAATGGGGCGGTGTGGCCTTTGAGCCGGAAAGTCAGACGGCCATCGTCAATACCTCTCATATCGTGCAATATATCAAGCTGTTTGCGCGTGAAGAGTATGACAAGATCAATAGTGGATCCGGCAATGAAAACGGCTTCTATCCGCAAGAAGGTGCCCCTTATGGTATGAGCCTGATGAATGCCATGAATTGGTTGGGCATGCCATGTTGGAAACCACCGTTCGGAGAACTCGTCGCGCTCGACATGCACACTGGTGATGTCAAATGGCGCAGGCCAATCGGGGAATCCCAGCGGTATGGCTTCTTCATGCCCGAGAGCATGGGCTCTCCCACCATCGGCGGCCCCGCTGTTACCAAGGGCGGACTGGTCTTTATTGGCGCAACCATGGATGCCAAGGCGCGTGCCTATGACCTTAGCACAGGCGAAGTCCTTTGGTCCGATCAGCTTGAGGCCCCCGTTGTAGCCAACCCTGCTGTCTATGAGTATCAGGGCAAGCAGTATGTCGCCTTTATCTCGGGCGGCAACTCGATCCTGAAACCAACGGTGGGCGATCAGATCGCAGTCTATGCCCTGCCGGATTGA